A part of Pantoea vagans genomic DNA contains:
- a CDS encoding NAD(P)-binding protein yields MTPFSSFWQAGYEGADHINPAGFALSMNDLNQHQARAAEDYAALSPFAIRTVRESVGWRLCECDGRYDFSTVAARMQAAEQQGIQLSWTICHYGWPAGVSLFDHDFIPRFAAFCGALARFLAPWYQQAPIYSPMNEISFVSWGISVGLFACEAIPEPDRADAAKRQLVRATLAACDAIWQADPRARVLHCDPLIHIVPDPADPDSDRLAREMCDTQYQAWDMLSGRRNPELGGAPRYLDLIGVNYYHDNQWEQGSNRRLYWHLGDSRRQPLHQLLLQVWQRYQRPLLLAETSHVGSGRGAWIREIATQVAQAQLAGANLLGICLYPILDRPLWEETTFWTRSGLWDLDLMGADPYARQLQQPYADALRQAQRFLQHITSLQHPSQEHTMKPPVLIVFSHLRWGFVFQRPQQLLTRLAQHYRVLFVEEPVWQAGPPGLHQSSPAANITVIQPHTDSDAPGFHDSQIAPLLLLLTPLLEEDDQPLIWFYTPMALPLLTPFDPALVIYDCMDELSAFQNAPRQLQQRESALMTRADLVFTGGSSLYEAKRDKHAQVYCFPSSVDAIHFEQARDRTNRHPLQDAIPSQRLGYYGVLDERIDLPLIAALADSHPEWQIIMVGPVVKIDPASLPQRANIHWLGQQPYQALPQFLAGWDVCLMPFAINASTRYISPTKVLEYMAAQLPIVSTAIVDVARHYAEEVAVAETHAEFIAACEQAMAISATERLALAGRMQAKVDATSWDHTAEQIHGLIQQALTQRQPALKSASQTRAQADVTPLTPAMLESDAVPCLIIGAGPTGLSAGYHYGEGAVLLEKNSTPGGWCRSIDDQGFTFDYAGHIMFSQDPYVLQLYEMLLGDNLHWQAREAWVYSDGVYTRYPFQSALHGLPVEVVKECVLGAIEARYGETAAAAVPLDRARARRDCCADGAIPDEGSSTGVVEGEEDFQHFIMRTWGKGIARHFALPYNQKLWKVPLTDMETSWLGGRVPLPDLSQIIDGALQPLAKPVGPNARFGYPLRGGFQALMSGFLPHLKCTLETDTTLTRIYPQAHVALLADGRHYRYEQLISTMPLPELIKLMGDEVPESVQLAAQQLQFVSVRCVNLGIGRADLTEKHWIYYPGDTLFHRIFVQGNASPHCNPPGGFGLTCEITYNAANPLPLEGDALIERCRQDCIRVGMITANDPLLCASEVDMPYAYVVYDHARSENVALIRQWLLTQDIHLSGRYSEWEYYNSDHAFLAGKRAAENVRLQHVSAGTLG; encoded by the coding sequence ATGACGCCCTTTTCCAGTTTCTGGCAGGCCGGCTATGAAGGTGCCGATCATATCAATCCGGCCGGTTTTGCGCTGTCGATGAACGATCTGAACCAGCATCAGGCGCGGGCGGCAGAAGATTATGCAGCGCTGAGCCCCTTTGCCATTCGCACCGTGCGGGAAAGCGTCGGCTGGCGGCTATGTGAATGCGACGGCCGCTATGACTTCTCCACGGTCGCTGCACGGATGCAGGCCGCAGAGCAGCAGGGTATTCAGCTGAGCTGGACAATCTGTCACTACGGCTGGCCCGCGGGCGTCAGCCTGTTTGATCACGACTTTATCCCCCGTTTCGCTGCCTTCTGTGGCGCACTGGCCCGCTTCCTGGCGCCCTGGTATCAGCAGGCACCGATCTACTCTCCGATGAATGAGATCTCCTTTGTCAGCTGGGGCATCTCAGTCGGGCTGTTTGCCTGTGAGGCGATCCCGGAGCCGGATCGGGCCGATGCCGCCAAGCGGCAGCTGGTGCGCGCTACCCTGGCCGCCTGTGATGCGATCTGGCAGGCCGATCCGCGCGCCCGTGTGCTGCACTGCGATCCGCTGATCCATATCGTGCCCGACCCCGCCGATCCCGACAGCGACCGTCTGGCGCGTGAGATGTGTGACACCCAGTATCAGGCGTGGGACATGCTCAGTGGCCGCCGTAATCCGGAGCTGGGCGGCGCACCCCGCTATCTCGATCTGATTGGTGTCAATTACTACCACGACAACCAGTGGGAACAGGGTTCAAACCGGCGGCTTTACTGGCATCTGGGCGACAGCCGACGCCAGCCGCTGCATCAGCTGCTGCTGCAGGTCTGGCAGCGCTATCAGCGGCCGCTGCTGCTGGCGGAAACCAGCCACGTCGGCAGCGGCCGTGGTGCCTGGATCCGTGAGATCGCCACACAGGTTGCACAGGCGCAGCTGGCGGGCGCGAACCTGCTCGGCATCTGCCTCTATCCGATTCTGGATCGTCCCCTGTGGGAGGAAACCACCTTCTGGACCCGCAGCGGCCTGTGGGATCTCGATCTTATGGGCGCCGATCCTTACGCCCGTCAGTTACAGCAGCCTTATGCCGACGCCTTGCGTCAGGCGCAGCGCTTTTTGCAGCACATTACGTCCCTACAACATCCCAGCCAGGAGCACACCATGAAACCACCTGTTCTCATCGTTTTCAGCCATTTACGCTGGGGTTTTGTTTTTCAGCGTCCGCAGCAGCTACTGACACGCCTGGCGCAGCACTATCGCGTGCTGTTTGTCGAGGAGCCGGTCTGGCAGGCGGGGCCACCAGGTCTGCACCAGAGCTCGCCTGCCGCCAACATCACGGTGATCCAGCCACATACCGACAGCGACGCGCCCGGCTTTCACGACAGCCAGATCGCCCCGCTGCTGCTGCTGCTGACGCCGCTGCTGGAGGAGGACGATCAGCCGCTGATCTGGTTCTATACGCCAATGGCACTGCCGCTGCTGACGCCTTTTGATCCGGCACTGGTGATTTACGACTGTATGGATGAGCTTTCGGCCTTTCAGAATGCGCCGCGCCAGCTGCAGCAGCGCGAATCGGCGCTGATGACCCGCGCCGATCTGGTCTTTACCGGCGGCTCCAGCCTCTATGAAGCGAAGCGTGATAAACACGCTCAGGTTTACTGCTTCCCCAGCAGCGTTGATGCCATTCATTTTGAACAGGCGCGCGATCGCACGAATCGTCATCCGTTACAGGATGCCATTCCGTCGCAGCGTCTGGGCTATTACGGCGTGCTGGATGAGCGTATCGATCTGCCGCTGATAGCCGCGCTGGCAGACAGCCATCCCGAATGGCAGATCATTATGGTCGGGCCGGTGGTGAAAATTGATCCCGCCAGCCTGCCGCAGCGCGCCAATATTCACTGGCTCGGTCAGCAGCCCTATCAGGCACTGCCGCAGTTTCTGGCAGGCTGGGATGTCTGTCTGATGCCGTTTGCCATCAATGCTTCGACCCGCTACATCTCTCCGACCAAGGTGCTGGAGTATATGGCGGCGCAGCTACCGATTGTCAGTACTGCCATTGTCGATGTGGCGCGCCACTACGCAGAAGAAGTGGCGGTTGCAGAGACGCATGCGGAATTTATTGCCGCCTGTGAACAGGCAATGGCAATCAGTGCCACAGAACGGCTGGCGCTGGCGGGACGGATGCAGGCCAAAGTCGATGCCACCTCCTGGGATCACACCGCAGAGCAGATACATGGCCTGATCCAGCAGGCGCTGACGCAGCGTCAGCCTGCTCTGAAGTCAGCCAGCCAGACCCGCGCGCAGGCTGACGTCACGCCTTTAACGCCAGCGATGCTGGAGAGCGATGCGGTGCCCTGCCTGATTATCGGCGCCGGACCGACGGGTCTGAGCGCCGGGTATCACTATGGCGAAGGCGCGGTGCTGCTGGAGAAAAACAGTACGCCTGGCGGCTGGTGCCGCTCGATTGACGATCAGGGGTTCACCTTCGACTATGCCGGTCACATCATGTTCTCGCAGGATCCCTACGTGTTGCAGCTTTATGAGATGCTGCTGGGCGACAATCTGCACTGGCAGGCGCGCGAGGCCTGGGTTTACAGCGATGGTGTTTATACCCGCTATCCCTTCCAGTCCGCGCTGCACGGCCTGCCGGTTGAGGTGGTAAAAGAGTGCGTGCTGGGCGCTATCGAAGCGCGTTATGGCGAAACAGCGGCGGCGGCCGTGCCGCTGGATCGGGCGCGGGCGCGGCGGGATTGCTGTGCGGATGGCGCAATCCCCGATGAGGGCAGCAGCACCGGCGTGGTGGAGGGCGAAGAGGATTTCCAGCACTTTATTATGCGCACCTGGGGTAAAGGCATCGCGCGGCATTTCGCCCTGCCCTACAACCAGAAGCTGTGGAAGGTGCCGCTGACCGACATGGAAACCTCATGGCTCGGCGGACGTGTGCCGCTGCCCGATCTGTCACAGATCATCGATGGCGCGCTGCAACCGCTGGCGAAACCGGTCGGCCCCAACGCCCGTTTCGGCTATCCACTGCGCGGTGGCTTCCAGGCACTGATGTCAGGCTTTTTACCGCACCTGAAATGCACGCTGGAGACCGACACGACCCTGACCCGCATCTACCCACAGGCGCATGTCGCCCTGCTGGCGGATGGTCGCCACTACCGGTATGAGCAGTTGATCAGCACCATGCCGCTGCCGGAGCTGATTAAGCTGATGGGTGATGAGGTACCGGAGAGCGTCCAGCTGGCGGCTCAGCAGTTGCAGTTTGTGTCGGTGCGCTGTGTGAATCTGGGCATTGGCCGGGCTGACCTCACTGAAAAACACTGGATTTACTACCCTGGCGATACGCTGTTTCACCGCATCTTTGTACAGGGTAATGCCAGTCCGCACTGCAATCCGCCGGGCGGCTTCGGCTTAACCTGTGAAATCACCTACAACGCGGCTAATCCGCTGCCGCTGGAGGGTGATGCGCTGATTGAGCGCTGCCGTCAGGATTGCATCCGGGTTGGCATGATCACCGCTAACGATCCGCTGCTCTGCGCATCTGAGGTTGATATGCCTTACGCCTACGTGGTCTATGACCATGCGCGCAGCGAGAACGTGGCGCTGATCCGCCAGTGGCTGCTGACCCAGGATATCCATCTGTCGGGTCGTTACAGCGAGTGGGAATATTACAACTCGGATCACGCCTTCCTGGCCGGTAAACGCGCGGCCGAAAATGTCCGTTTGCAACATGTCAGCGCAGGGACGCTTGGCTGA
- a CDS encoding AI-2E family transporter gives MRFKGLNIGFFILILAIATVAFFEVLSPYFSPILWAAILAVIFHPLKTWLRNRLGDRNGVAALITLFCICLIVFTPLAIIASSLVVETNAVYHKLQTNSSQFPAVFADLLQHLPRWAKHFLAENNLDNAEQIQQKLSSFALKGGQYVAGSAFIIGKGTFSFTVGFGIMLYLLFFLLKDGSYLVHLILEALPLSTYVKHHLMVKFAAVARATVKGTVVVGIVQGILGGLAFWFTGIDGSLLWGALMAFLSLIPAVGSAIIWVPAAIFFFATGALWKGLFLVGFFVVIVGLVDNILRPLLVGKDTKMPDYMILIATLGGMEIYGINGFVIGPVIAALFIACWNLLSGRDNRENIEVIDEEVIEEGKKQSETAAEAAAEAASAAADAAAEAEIKVSALAAAEREAAERKAAENKA, from the coding sequence ATGCGTTTTAAAGGATTGAACATCGGGTTTTTCATTTTGATTCTGGCTATTGCCACCGTCGCATTTTTCGAGGTGCTTTCGCCCTATTTCTCGCCGATTTTATGGGCGGCGATTCTGGCGGTGATTTTCCATCCGCTGAAAACCTGGCTGCGCAACCGACTGGGTGACCGCAACGGCGTGGCCGCGTTAATTACCCTGTTCTGTATCTGCCTGATTGTCTTCACACCGCTGGCGATTATCGCCTCCTCGCTGGTGGTTGAAACCAACGCGGTCTATCACAAACTGCAGACCAACTCGTCGCAGTTCCCGGCCGTGTTCGCCGATCTGCTGCAGCATCTGCCGCGCTGGGCGAAGCATTTCCTGGCTGAAAATAATCTGGATAACGCCGAACAGATTCAGCAGAAGCTCTCCTCGTTTGCGCTTAAGGGCGGTCAGTATGTGGCGGGCAGCGCCTTTATCATCGGTAAAGGGACGTTCAGCTTCACCGTCGGCTTTGGCATCATGCTCTATCTGCTGTTCTTTCTGCTGAAAGATGGGTCCTATCTGGTGCATCTGATTCTGGAAGCGCTGCCGCTTTCTACTTACGTGAAGCATCACCTGATGGTGAAGTTTGCTGCCGTGGCGCGCGCGACGGTGAAAGGTACGGTGGTGGTCGGTATCGTGCAGGGTATTCTCGGCGGGCTGGCCTTCTGGTTTACCGGCATCGACGGCAGCCTGCTGTGGGGCGCGCTGATGGCGTTCCTCTCCCTGATTCCGGCGGTCGGTTCCGCCATCATCTGGGTGCCTGCGGCGATCTTCTTCTTCGCCACCGGCGCACTGTGGAAAGGGCTGTTCCTGGTCGGTTTCTTCGTGGTGATTGTCGGTCTGGTAGATAATATTCTGCGTCCGCTGCTGGTCGGCAAAGACACCAAAATGCCTGACTATATGATCCTGATCGCCACGCTGGGCGGCATGGAGATTTACGGCATTAACGGTTTTGTGATCGGTCCGGTCATTGCTGCCCTGTTTATCGCCTGCTGGAACCTGCTCTCCGGCCGCGATAACCGCGAAAACATCGAAGTCATCGACGAAGAAGTAATCGAAGAAGGCAAAAAGCAGTCTGAGACAGCCGCAGAAGCCGCAGCTGAAGCGGCGTCTGCGGCAGCCGATGCGGCCGCTGAAGCGGAAATCAAAGTGTCGGCGTTAGCGGCGGCGGAAAGAGAAGCTGCAGAAAGAAAGGCGGCGGAAAACAAAGCGTAA
- a CDS encoding DUF4186 domain-containing protein: MNVSDELFTRLARSPFRQRFRLGRAEYDYASSKGEPVLRQHAAEFVAQRLAPAQPENDGKQTPMRGHPVFIAQHATATCCRGCLSKWHNIGQHQPLSAEQQEYVVTVLLAWITRQMQQPAPPARVSRNKPKPDDDPQLALW; this comes from the coding sequence ATGAACGTGTCTGATGAACTCTTTACCCGGCTGGCACGTTCGCCGTTTCGTCAGCGCTTTCGCCTGGGACGCGCTGAGTACGATTATGCGAGCAGCAAAGGCGAGCCGGTTTTGCGACAGCACGCCGCAGAGTTTGTCGCACAGCGACTGGCGCCTGCTCAGCCGGAAAATGATGGCAAACAGACGCCGATGCGCGGTCATCCGGTGTTTATCGCCCAGCACGCCACCGCGACCTGCTGTCGTGGCTGTCTGAGCAAGTGGCACAACATCGGGCAGCATCAGCCGCTGAGTGCTGAGCAGCAGGAGTATGTCGTGACGGTGTTACTGGCGTGGATCACCCGGCAGATGCAGCAGCCCGCACCGCCCGCCCGCGTGAGCCGGAATAAGCCGAAACCGGACGACGATCCGCAGCTGGCACTCTGGTAA
- a CDS encoding cupin — protein sequence MTEHEFRKLLVEQGFDEPLLIERAASAQLDNHVHPFEALALILTGDITISTEQGDTTYHPGETFHLQPNELHREAFGPQGVSYLAGRKYE from the coding sequence ATGACAGAACACGAATTCAGAAAATTGTTAGTTGAACAGGGTTTTGATGAGCCACTGCTGATTGAGCGTGCCGCATCAGCCCAGCTTGATAATCATGTCCATCCTTTTGAAGCGCTGGCCCTGATTCTCACTGGTGACATTACTATCAGTACCGAGCAGGGCGACACCACCTATCATCCCGGCGAGACGTTTCACCTGCAGCCGAATGAACTGCATCGCGAAGCGTTCGGACCACAGGGCGTCAGCTATCTGGCGGGGCGTAAATATGAGTAA
- a CDS encoding lipid kinase, with product MSYPQRTALLLINQRSRKGRIEARRAQTLLAQAGFTLLQPDENETRSYSQLIAAYAGRVDAVIVGGGDGTLNAAAPGLMQTGLPLGILPLGTANDFARTLGIPASLEQAVKIIADGQLRAVDLGEVNQHLFLNVSSIGFSAELARNLTAESKKRWGVGGYALAALRLLRQSRPFSATLVHQGQRVPIKTVQVSVGNGRFYGGGMTVEQRAAPDDGLLDVYSLELQHSWQLIALLPFLRRGTHGRWRNVRAFSTTELTIETRRPHYINADGEIIGQTPAHFRLLARALRVYAPAGQSVR from the coding sequence ATGTCTTACCCTCAAAGAACGGCTCTGCTGCTGATTAATCAGCGCTCACGTAAAGGGCGCATTGAGGCCAGGCGGGCACAGACGCTGCTGGCTCAGGCTGGCTTCACCCTGCTGCAACCGGACGAGAATGAGACACGCAGCTACAGCCAGCTCATCGCGGCGTATGCCGGTCGCGTCGATGCGGTGATCGTCGGCGGTGGTGATGGCACGCTTAACGCAGCCGCGCCGGGACTGATGCAGACCGGCCTGCCGCTGGGCATTTTACCGCTGGGCACCGCCAACGACTTTGCCCGTACGCTGGGCATTCCCGCCAGCCTTGAACAGGCGGTGAAAATTATCGCAGACGGGCAGTTGCGCGCCGTGGATCTGGGGGAAGTGAATCAGCACCTGTTTCTTAACGTCTCGAGCATCGGCTTTTCGGCCGAGCTGGCGCGAAACCTTACGGCAGAATCGAAAAAACGCTGGGGTGTGGGCGGGTATGCCCTGGCGGCGTTGCGGTTGCTGCGGCAGAGCCGTCCGTTCAGCGCCACGCTGGTGCATCAGGGTCAGCGGGTACCAATCAAAACGGTTCAGGTATCGGTGGGCAACGGGCGCTTCTACGGGGGTGGCATGACGGTGGAACAGCGCGCAGCACCCGACGATGGGTTACTGGATGTCTACAGCCTGGAGTTGCAGCACAGCTGGCAGCTGATTGCGCTACTGCCCTTTCTGCGGCGCGGCACCCATGGCCGCTGGCGCAACGTGCGGGCATTCAGCACCACGGAGCTGACCATTGAGACGCGTCGTCCTCACTACATCAATGCAGATGGCGAGATTATCGGTCAGACACCCGCGCATTTTCGCCTGCTCGCCCGTGCGCTGCGGGTTTATGCACCCGCCGGTCAGTCTGTCAGATAA
- a CDS encoding DUF421 domain-containing protein, which translates to METVLRAAAIYLVLMVVFKIAGRRTLLQMTSFDLILLLIISEATQQALLGDDFSVTGAALTIITLVTIDIVLGKLKSRFPVVEQVIDGGPVILVENGNLLTERMKMTGINPDDVLEAARSGPGLERFDQIKYAVLEVNGHISIIPRAEK; encoded by the coding sequence ATGGAAACGGTATTACGTGCGGCAGCCATTTATCTGGTGCTGATGGTGGTGTTCAAAATTGCCGGCAGACGCACCCTGTTGCAGATGACCTCTTTCGATCTGATTCTGCTGCTGATTATTAGTGAAGCGACCCAGCAGGCGCTGCTGGGTGACGATTTTTCGGTGACCGGCGCGGCGCTGACCATCATTACGCTGGTCACCATTGATATCGTGCTGGGCAAGCTGAAAAGTCGTTTTCCGGTGGTGGAACAGGTCATCGATGGCGGTCCGGTGATCCTGGTGGAAAACGGCAATCTGCTGACCGAGCGCATGAAGATGACCGGCATTAATCCTGACGATGTGCTGGAAGCGGCGCGATCCGGGCCGGGGCTGGAGCGGTTCGATCAGATTAAATATGCGGTGCTGGAGGTCAACGGCCATATCTCCATCATTCCGCGTGCGGAAAAGTAG
- a CDS encoding cytochrome d ubiquinol oxidase subunit II, which yields MADLSALIICLSLLLYLLLDGTDLGVGMLFCWFHDDEQREQMTHSILPVWDANETWLVLAAGALLALFPPVYALLFSQLSVPLFAMLLALLVRAMALEYRAQSSSQLRHWLDRVMAGSSALATFIQGWCAGMIISAQPQTGLPDGLSLVPLISGAGLMAINSLLACCWIGWRIGDRVQPLATAQSWLWWLLALMIFLVECYLNADIWQQSWQRLPGKIAVVAIILLWIAVPLALWRARPLFPLILTLMLIGAVFTGLLCGLYPWLVPHQFSIGESASSPVTQGFVLVGAAIAMPLTLLYHSWSFWVERRAK from the coding sequence ATGGCCGATCTCTCCGCGCTGATTATCTGCCTCTCCCTGCTGCTTTATTTGCTGCTGGACGGCACTGACCTGGGCGTGGGTATGCTGTTTTGCTGGTTTCATGATGATGAACAGCGTGAGCAGATGACCCACAGTATTCTGCCGGTATGGGATGCGAATGAGACCTGGCTGGTGCTGGCGGCGGGCGCGCTGCTGGCGCTGTTTCCGCCGGTCTACGCGCTGCTGTTCAGTCAGCTGAGCGTACCGCTGTTTGCCATGTTACTGGCGCTGCTGGTGCGGGCGATGGCGCTTGAGTACCGCGCTCAGAGTTCTTCACAACTGCGTCACTGGCTGGACCGCGTCATGGCGGGCAGTTCAGCACTGGCGACCTTTATTCAGGGCTGGTGCGCCGGGATGATCATCAGCGCGCAGCCGCAAACCGGCCTGCCGGATGGCCTGAGCCTGGTTCCGCTGATCAGCGGCGCGGGCCTCATGGCGATCAATTCGCTGCTGGCCTGCTGCTGGATTGGCTGGCGAATTGGCGACAGGGTGCAACCGCTGGCGACGGCACAGAGCTGGCTGTGGTGGCTGCTGGCGCTGATGATCTTCCTTGTCGAATGCTACCTCAATGCGGATATCTGGCAGCAAAGCTGGCAGCGGCTGCCGGGTAAAATCGCTGTCGTGGCGATTATCCTGCTCTGGATCGCCGTGCCGCTGGCCCTGTGGCGAGCCCGTCCGCTGTTCCCGCTCATCCTGACGCTGATGCTCATCGGTGCCGTTTTTACCGGGCTGCTGTGCGGCCTCTATCCCTGGCTGGTGCCACATCAGTTCAGCATCGGTGAAAGTGCCTCATCGCCGGTCACGCAGGGCTTTGTGCTGGTGGGGGCTGCGATTGCTATGCCGCTGACATTGCTCTACCACAGCTGGTCGTTCTGGGTTGAGCGACGGGCGAAATAA
- a CDS encoding cytochrome ubiquinol oxidase subunit I has protein sequence MNDSDWVLIIARTQFALTMGMHITLAALTLGLAPFLVWFEARWLWGKQQVARDALHFWLNIFSLTVAIGAASGVVMEFQFGTHWARFSHQAGGVIGPLMFYEVLVAFFLESALTGVMLFGFNKIRPGIHFAVTCLVAVGALLSAFWILAANSWMQTPIGFTRNESGVFLAESWRSILLSPSFPWRFGHMVVGSLIAVAVLMMGVAAWRLRQFKGEPASRLMLNSALTFLLFAVPLQIVLGDLHGENTRDYQPAKLAAMEGSWRPPAQGEGEPLRLFALPDQQAQRNHLEVRLPNLGSLYLRHNFTGHIKSLSEFPAEAIPPVLPVFFAFRLMVGLGLIILLTTLIANFQRWRGRLAASGRLMRWLVWLSPAGFIALLSGWVVTEVGRQPWTVYGMLRTAESVSPLSFATTLVIFVAVLLIYALVFALGLHYLLRRVKGELPSGQPVVIELKTPH, from the coding sequence ATGAATGACAGCGACTGGGTTCTGATTATTGCCCGGACGCAGTTTGCGCTGACCATGGGCATGCATATCACGCTGGCGGCGCTGACGCTGGGGCTGGCCCCGTTTCTGGTCTGGTTTGAGGCGCGCTGGCTGTGGGGAAAGCAGCAGGTCGCCCGGGATGCGCTTCACTTCTGGCTGAACATTTTTTCCCTGACGGTGGCGATTGGTGCCGCCTCTGGCGTAGTCATGGAATTCCAGTTTGGTACGCACTGGGCGCGCTTTTCTCATCAGGCTGGTGGCGTGATTGGGCCGTTAATGTTTTATGAGGTGCTGGTCGCTTTTTTTCTGGAATCGGCGCTGACCGGGGTGATGCTGTTTGGCTTCAATAAAATCCGGCCTGGCATCCATTTTGCCGTGACCTGTCTGGTGGCGGTTGGGGCATTGCTAAGCGCATTCTGGATTCTGGCTGCCAATTCCTGGATGCAGACGCCGATCGGATTTACGCGTAATGAGAGCGGTGTATTTCTGGCCGAAAGCTGGCGGTCAATTCTGCTGTCGCCCTCTTTTCCCTGGCGTTTCGGTCATATGGTGGTGGGGTCGCTGATTGCCGTCGCGGTGTTGATGATGGGGGTTGCGGCCTGGCGACTGCGGCAGTTTAAGGGGGAGCCTGCTTCACGCCTGATGCTCAACAGCGCGCTGACCTTTCTGCTGTTTGCCGTTCCGCTGCAGATCGTACTCGGCGATCTGCACGGTGAAAATACCCGCGACTATCAGCCCGCTAAACTCGCGGCGATGGAGGGTAGCTGGCGTCCACCTGCGCAGGGTGAGGGGGAACCGTTGCGCCTGTTCGCGCTACCGGACCAGCAGGCGCAGCGTAACCATCTGGAAGTGCGCCTGCCCAATCTTGGCTCGCTCTATCTGCGACACAACTTCACGGGTCACATCAAAAGCCTGAGTGAATTTCCTGCAGAGGCCATTCCACCGGTGCTGCCGGTCTTTTTCGCCTTTCGCCTGATGGTGGGGCTGGGACTGATCATCTTACTCACTACACTGATAGCTAATTTCCAGCGCTGGCGTGGGCGGCTGGCCGCATCAGGGCGGTTAATGCGCTGGCTGGTATGGCTCTCGCCGGCGGGCTTTATCGCACTGCTCTCAGGCTGGGTCGTGACGGAAGTGGGGCGTCAGCCGTGGACGGTCTACGGCATGTTACGCACCGCAGAGAGCGTCTCTCCGCTGTCGTTCGCCACTACGCTGGTCATTTTTGTGGCCGTGCTGCTGATCTACGCGCTGGTCTTCGCCCTCGGCTTACACTATCTGCTGCGCCGGGTTAAGGGTGAACTGCCGTCGGGACAGCCGGTCGTCATTGAGTTAAAAACGCCACACTAG
- a CDS encoding magnesium and cobalt transport protein CorA, with the protein MIVSSRVYRPGSAGEEVDVEDISEVIKEPEAFIWLGLWQPDAEFMAKIKEEFGLHELAVEDALNAHQRPKIEHYGDSLFIVVKTVCAKDDSCELGETHFFVGKKFLISIRHGASESYTPVRQRASENPALLKFGPAYPLYCLLDFVVDRYAQLSTSLNERVGQMENDLFTSEFDRKSVQSVYTMRRHLLSLRNAALPVEEICNQLIHLHEDLIPRPLRAYIRDVQDHARHVVTDAEDMREMLTSAMQVNLALVTVQQNEVVKKLAGWGAILVIPTVVFSMYGMNFEHMPELKSLYGYPLAVGLTLLACGGLWAKLRRAGWL; encoded by the coding sequence ATGATCGTAAGCAGCAGGGTGTATCGTCCTGGAAGTGCGGGCGAAGAGGTCGACGTCGAAGATATCAGTGAAGTGATCAAAGAGCCGGAAGCGTTTATCTGGCTCGGGCTGTGGCAGCCAGACGCTGAATTTATGGCAAAGATTAAAGAGGAGTTCGGCCTGCACGAACTGGCGGTTGAAGATGCGCTTAATGCCCATCAGCGACCTAAAATCGAACATTACGGTGACTCACTGTTTATCGTGGTCAAGACAGTATGTGCAAAGGATGACAGCTGCGAACTGGGCGAAACCCACTTCTTTGTCGGAAAAAAATTCCTGATCAGCATCCGTCACGGCGCATCGGAAAGTTATACCCCGGTGCGACAGCGTGCCTCTGAGAACCCGGCGCTGCTGAAGTTTGGCCCGGCGTATCCGCTCTATTGTCTGCTCGATTTTGTCGTGGATCGCTATGCTCAACTTTCCACTTCTCTGAATGAGCGGGTGGGGCAGATGGAGAACGATCTCTTTACCAGCGAATTTGACCGTAAGTCGGTCCAGTCGGTCTACACCATGCGGCGTCATCTGCTGTCACTACGCAATGCAGCGCTGCCGGTAGAAGAGATCTGTAATCAGCTTATCCACCTGCATGAAGATCTGATCCCGCGTCCGCTGCGCGCCTATATCCGCGACGTGCAGGATCACGCCCGTCATGTGGTCACCGACGCGGAAGATATGCGCGAGATGCTGACCAGCGCCATGCAGGTCAACCTGGCGCTGGTGACGGTGCAGCAGAACGAGGTGGTCAAAAAGCTGGCGGGCTGGGGCGCGATCCTGGTGATCCCGACCGTGGTGTTCAGCATGTACGGCATGAACTTCGAACATATGCCGGAGCTGAAGTCGCTGTATGGCTATCCGCTGGCGGTTGGGCTGACGCTGCTGGCCTGCGGCGGGTTGTGGGCTAAACTGCGCCGAGCGGGCTGGCTGTAA